The nucleotide sequence ATCGGAAGCTATTTTGAATGGCTTCAAAATCGAAATGGGGAGCTTTGGCAGCTCTCTGAGGTAATGTCTAAACTCGATAAGAAAATGAAAGAATCCTTTGATAAGGTATATGATTTTTCAGAAAAAGAAAGAATCGATTTGCGTAAAGCGGCCTACTGTATCGCAATTAAGCGAATTGAAAAAGCCTACGTACAGCGAGGTATTTTTCCTTAGGAGAATTTTTAAAACAAATATGATGAAATACGGAAGTTTAATATTAGAAAAGAAAGAATATGTGTATTTAAAGCGCATTCTAAACATCTCGGGATATGCCGAAGATTTTGAAACACAGAAATCTTTACAACGATTGAGTGAAGAACTAAAAAATGCTCAGATTGTAGACGAAGAAGATATGCCTAAAGACGTAATTCGCTTTAACAGTAAAGTAATGGTGTATTCTGAGAACGGCTGGGAAAAAACGATTCAATTAGTAATTCCTTCAGATAAAAATGCGAAGCAGGATAAGATCTCAATTTTAACTCCTATGGGAGCTGCACTTTTTGGCTACTCGAGAGGAGATACTATCGAATGGGACTTTCCGTCGGGCAAACAGCAGATAAAAATTGTTACTGTTAGTCAGGAAAATGCAAAAAATCAATCTGAAATTTCTATTTAATACTCTCAAATGAAAACTTTATTAACAGAAATCTATGAGCACGACACCGATGTTGATGTGACCCATAAAATAAACACCATAGAACTAGAGAATTGGATAAATCACTTAAAATATATTAAGAAAGAATTGAAAAATCTTATCGGACTTTACAGCAAAGATTTAACCAATAGAATTAATGATCAAGTTGTATTACAAAAGTTTCAAAAGAAAGAAATTGAAAATGATACCTTATTGAATGCACTTTATAATTACATGAATTCAAGAAAAGGCATCTCTGAGTGTGAAGATACTCAATGTGATTTGGCTTATATCAATGAACATGAAAGTTACAGAAGAAGTTATTTATATCATCTGGATAAATACCGAAGGCTAAAAGACGATTTTTTTAAGAAGGTAAAGGGAAAATTTAATTTGCTCAATATAAATCCTTCAGGTTTGTAACAGTGGAAATTGAATTCACACATAAAAGTGATGCGCACAGAAGACTTTGTATTCAAAAAGATCTTAACGAACTAAGCCATTGGATAGACACACTTTCAGAGGTGAATAATGAAATTGAACATTTAAAAGTCATAGAGAAACAGTTGCTGAAGAACAATAACATTGAAACTAATCTCCTTGGTTTCAGAAGAAAAAACACTTTAGTTATAGGTATGCTCTGCAAATACGAGCAAGAATTGAAGACCGAGTTTGACTACGGAAAAAAAGGATACGATCATGTTAGGGCAAAAGAGCATGAAAAAAAACGCAATATGTATTCAACATTTGTAACTGAGTTTAATGAATTCAGATCTAAAGTCTATACGGCCTTGACCAAATTTCGACGCACATCACTCTAAAGTAG is from Constantimarinum furrinae and encodes:
- a CDS encoding GreA/GreB family elongation factor: MKYGSLILEKKEYVYLKRILNISGYAEDFETQKSLQRLSEELKNAQIVDEEDMPKDVIRFNSKVMVYSENGWEKTIQLVIPSDKNAKQDKISILTPMGAALFGYSRGDTIEWDFPSGKQQIKIVTVSQENAKNQSEISI